CGCCTCGGAGCCTTACACGCCCAAGAAGCTGGCCGCCGAAGGCAGGACCCTTGCCAAGCGCCCGCGCCGCAGCGAATCCGAAGAGCCCGCACCCGCCAAGAAGCGTTACGTCCCTCAGGACGAACTCAACAAGAACGGCAAGCCCATGCGGCCTTCCAACAAGCGCTCCACGGCTGGCGGCCACGGCATTCCGCGCCGCGCCGGCAGCGCGCTGAGCCTGCGCGCCGGAGCCCGCAGCGGCACCAGCCGCAAGACCGCAAAAAGGTAAGTCCAGGCACAAAAACGGGCGCTTTACGCGCCCGGTCCACCATAGCGATCCGCAATGTACCGCGGAATTCAGACGAACGTTGCGTCAGGGCCAGGGTGGTTTGACATTTTTACTGCTTGTGGCGCTTGCGTCAGATGTAACGCACGCCCAGGACTTCGTACTCGCGAACGCCAGCCGGGGCAACGACCTCGACCACATCGCCTTCGCTCTTGCCGATCAGCGCGCGAGCCACGGGGCTGGACACGGAAATCAGGTTGGACTTGATATCGGCTTCGACGTCGCCGACGATCTGGTAGGTGACGCGATCGCCCGAATCCAGGTCTTCGATGTCGACGGTAGCGCCAAACACGGCGCGGCCTTCGGCCTCGAGCGAGGACGGGTCGATGAGGTGGGCATTGGAAAGCGTGCCTTCAAGCTCGGCAATCCGGCCCTCGATGAAACCTTGGCGCTCGCGAGCGGCATCGTACTCGGCGTTTTCCGACAGATCACCCTGCGCGCGAGCCTCGGCGATCGCGTTGATCACGGCAGGACGTTCGACGGTTTTCAGCCGTTGGAGCTCTTCTTGCAAGCGCTCGGCCCCGCGCACGGTCAAAGGAATGGCAGACATGTCGTTTCCCAAACAAAAAGTAGAAAAACGCCCCGAAGGAGCGTTCTCGGTGAAGGCCGCAGGACCGGCGCGCTTGCCTTTTGTTTGCCATTGAATGCTTGGAAAAATCTGGCGAGCGGCGCGGGCGACCAAAACAAAACCCCGGCTCGGGTCGGAACCGGGGCAATCAAAGTCATATTGTGGTCAATCTCGGCGGGAATTGCAAGCCGCCGGAGAAAACGCCCTTTTCGGCGCATTTCGCCGCTGTAACCCGCTAAAACCGGCGATTTCGCGCTGAAAAGGCTTTGCGGCCTCGTTCAGCGCGAAAGGCGCCCGGGCGAACTCCGGGTTTTCCGGGAGACGCTAGCGCCCGGAATCTACTGACCGATAGTCTTTGCGCCGCCCGAGCCCCGCGTTTACTTCGTCCGGCGCAAGATCGCGTACAGGATGATTGCGCCGAACGTGGCGGTACCGATGCCGCCCAGCGTGAAGTTGCCCAGCTTGATGGTGAAGTCGCCCGCGCCCAGCACCAGCGTGACCGCGGCCACGATGAGGTTGCGGTTGTCGGTGAAATCAACCTGGTTGACGACCCAGATGCGGGCGCCGGCAATGGCGATCAGGCCGAACACCACCACCGACATGCCGCCCAGGACCGGTCCCGGGATCGTCTGGATGAGCGCGCCGAACTTGGGCGAGAAGCCCAGGACAATGGCGATCAAGGCGGCGATCACGAACACCAGCGTGGAATAGATGCGGGTGACCGCCATCACGCCGATGTTCTCGGCGTAGGTGGTGACGCCCGTGCCGCCGACGGCGCCCGACACCATGGTGGCCACGCCGTCGCCGACGAAGGCCCGGCCCAGGTAGCGGTCCAGGTCGCGGCCCGTCATGGCGCTGACGGCCTTCACGTGCCCCAGGTTTTCGGCCACCAGGATGATGGCGACCGGCACGATGAGACCCATGGCCTCGGCCTTGAAGACCGGCGCCGCGAAGTGCGGCAGGCCGAACCAGGCGGCGGCCGACACGGCACTGAAGTCGATGGGCTTGCCCAGGCCCAGGCCGTTGGCCAGCACGGCGTACACGACGCAGGCGAGGATCAGGCCGACGAGGATCAGCAGGCGCTGCACCATGCCGCGCGTGTAGACGGCGATGCCGCCGACGCACACGATCGTGACGATGGCCATGGCGCTGTCAAAGCCCGATGCGCCCATCGCGCCCTTGGCGGCGATGGGCGCGAGGTTCAGGCCGATGACCGCGACGACCGCGCCCGTCACGACGGGCGGCATCAGCGTGTCGATCCAGTTGGCGCCGCCGCCCGCCCGCGCATTGACGATCCAGACGATCACACCGATCAGCGTGTACGCCAGGCCGCAGGCGATGATGGCGCCCAGCGCCACGCCGATATTGGCGTTGGCGCCCCCGCCGGCATAGCCGGTCACCGCGATCACGCCGCCGATGAAGGCAAAGCTGGAGCCCAGGTAGCTGGGTACGCGTCCGCCCACAAACAGGAAGAAGATCAGCGTGCCGATCCCCGACATCAGGATGGCGACGTTGGGATCGAAACCCATGAGCAGCGGCGCGAGGACGGTCGAGCCGAACATCGCGACCACGTGCTGAGCGCCCATGGCCACGTTCTTGGGCCAGGACAGCCGTTCATCGGGCGCGATGATGACGCCGGGCTCGGCGTCGTCGGCCAGGCGCCAGCGCGGAAAGTAGGAATTGGACATGGATTCCCCGGGGGATGGTACGGATTAGGGTTTCAAACTGCGAGCGGGCGCCAGTGTAAAGGGGGCCATCGAACGGGGGCAACGTTTAAGTTTTGCCGCCAGATTGCCGTACTAGTGGAAACCCCGAAATCCCAGGCAAAGGAACAGTCATGGCGATCAACAGCATCAGCGGCACCTCCCGCATCGGCAGCCTTGCCGACATGTGGGCCGAAAAGATTCAGGCCAACAAGGAAGCGAAGAACGCCTCGGGGCAGGAAGCCGTGTCGGTCAGCCCTGAGGGCAAGATCCGCGTCAATACGCCGGGCGCCAGCAAGGTGGCAACCGCGCAGGCCGCGGAAGAGACCGACAACGAAGACGAATACACCCGCCAGATCAAGGAGTTGCAGAAGCAGCTCAAGCGCATCATGGACCAGATCGCCAAGGTGCAGGCGAGCGGCATGTCGGCGGAGATGAAGGCGCAGCAGGTGATGGCGTTGAACGCGCAGGCCGTGCAGATCCAAGGGCAGATCGCGCAGATCCTGGCGCAGCAGGCGCGTGCGGCCCAAAGCGGCGGCGGGTCCAACGGCACTGGCGTCTCGGCCCAGGCCTGATCCCGGGCGAGCATCACGGCGCCGTCACTGATGGCGCGCATCAAAATTTCTGATTGGACGCTTGGCGGGCGTGCCGGTACTGTCTCCAGACAAATCTAAAACCACGGAGACAAACCATGCACGCTATGCGCACAGCCCTGGCGGGAGCGCTGTTGGCCGTTTGCGCGGCGCCGGCCCTGGCCGGCACCGTCACGGTGATCACGTCGTTCCCCAAGGACCTGACCCAGGCCTACAAGACCGCCTTCGAGAAAGCCAATCCCGGCATCACGCTGGAAATCCTGAACAAGAACACGGTGTCGGGCATTGCCTTCGTGCGCGAGACGCCGGCGGGTCAGCGCCCTGAGGTTTTCTGGGCGAGCGCACCGGATGCGTTCGAGGTGCTTGGGCGCGACAAGCTGCTGGCCAAGTCGGCCGACATCGCGAACAAGGACGTGCCGGACAAGATCGGCAGCTATCCCATCAACGATCCGAGCGGCATGTACCTGGGCCAGGCGCTGGCGGGCTACGGCATCATCTACAACACCCGGTACATCGCGGCGCACAAGATCCCCGCGCCCGTCGAATGGAAGGACCTGCTGTCGCCCAAGTGGTTCGGTCACGTGGGCATCACGTCGCCGTCGCGTTCGGGCACGATGCACCTGACCGTGGAAACCATTCTGCAAGGCGAGGGTTGGGACGACGGCTGGAACACGCTGCTGCGCATGTCGGGCAACAGCAGTGCTGTCACCGAGCGATCGTTCGGTGTGCCGGACGGCGTGAACAACGGCCAGTTCGGCGCCGGACCGGTCATCGACTTCTTCGGGCTGTCGAGCAAGTATTCCAAGTTCCCCGTCGAGTTCGTCTATCCGTCCGAGACGGCCATCGTTCCGGCGAACATCGCGCTGATCGAGGGCGCCAAGAACACCGAGGAAGGCAAGAAGTTCATTGCCTTCACGCTGAGCCAGGCGGGCCAGGAGCTGCTGCTGGAGCCGAAGATCTCGCGGCTGCCGGTGCTGCCCTACTCTGCGCTGGCCGGCAAGATTCCGCCGGGCTATCCCGACCCGGCGGAAATCGCCAAGCGCAGCAAGGTCCATTTCGACGCGGACCTGTCGCAGTCGCGCTACTACGTCGTGCAGTCGCTGTACGACCAGACTGTCACGTTCCGCTTGAAGGAATTGCAGGCGGCGACCAAAGCGATCTACGACGCCGAGGCCAAGCTGGGCGACAAGGCCAAGAGCGGCAAGGCGGCGGAATTGCTGGACCAGGCTCGCAAGCTGGCCTGGGCGCCGCTGATCGACAGCAAGCAGGCGGCAGACCCCGCGTTTCTGGCGATCTTTGCCGGCAACAAGAAGGACGCGGCCGTCAACCAGCAGATCACGAAGCTTGAAGGCGAGTGGAATGGCCGCGCGCGCGCCAACTACGAAGAAGCCGTAAAGCTGGCACGGCAAGCCGCCGCGCTCTGATCGTCTGGATGCGCTGAACCCGGCCGGCGGGCCTGACCCGCTCGCCGGGGGTTGCGCCTGTCTTCTGGCAACGATATTCGGGAATCTCGATGAATCATTCGAGCCATTCGCGCCTGCCCGCCGGCCCGGTCCTGGCGGCGCTGCTGGTGTTCGGCTTTCTGCTGCTTTTCCTGGCTGTGCCGGTGGGCACGGTCTTTCACAGCGCGTTCGTCAACGCCGACGGCAGCTTCACCATTGGCCACTTCGGTGCGTTCTTCAACCAGCCGTTGATGCGGGAAGCGTTCTTCAACAGCCTGTACGTGGCGGGCTGGTCGGCGCTGCTG
The DNA window shown above is from Achromobacter spanius and carries:
- the greA gene encoding transcription elongation factor GreA, with translation MSAIPLTVRGAERLQEELQRLKTVERPAVINAIAEARAQGDLSENAEYDAARERQGFIEGRIAELEGTLSNAHLIDPSSLEAEGRAVFGATVDIEDLDSGDRVTYQIVGDVEADIKSNLISVSSPVARALIGKSEGDVVEVVAPAGVREYEVLGVRYI
- a CDS encoding solute carrier family 23 protein; this translates as MSNSYFPRWRLADDAEPGVIIAPDERLSWPKNVAMGAQHVVAMFGSTVLAPLLMGFDPNVAILMSGIGTLIFFLFVGGRVPSYLGSSFAFIGGVIAVTGYAGGGANANIGVALGAIIACGLAYTLIGVIVWIVNARAGGGANWIDTLMPPVVTGAVVAVIGLNLAPIAAKGAMGASGFDSAMAIVTIVCVGGIAVYTRGMVQRLLILVGLILACVVYAVLANGLGLGKPIDFSAVSAAAWFGLPHFAAPVFKAEAMGLIVPVAIILVAENLGHVKAVSAMTGRDLDRYLGRAFVGDGVATMVSGAVGGTGVTTYAENIGVMAVTRIYSTLVFVIAALIAIVLGFSPKFGALIQTIPGPVLGGMSVVVFGLIAIAGARIWVVNQVDFTDNRNLIVAAVTLVLGAGDFTIKLGNFTLGGIGTATFGAIILYAILRRTK
- a CDS encoding FlxA-like family protein; translated protein: MAINSISGTSRIGSLADMWAEKIQANKEAKNASGQEAVSVSPEGKIRVNTPGASKVATAQAAEETDNEDEYTRQIKELQKQLKRIMDQIAKVQASGMSAEMKAQQVMALNAQAVQIQGQIAQILAQQARAAQSGGGSNGTGVSAQA
- a CDS encoding ABC transporter substrate-binding protein; amino-acid sequence: MHAMRTALAGALLAVCAAPALAGTVTVITSFPKDLTQAYKTAFEKANPGITLEILNKNTVSGIAFVRETPAGQRPEVFWASAPDAFEVLGRDKLLAKSADIANKDVPDKIGSYPINDPSGMYLGQALAGYGIIYNTRYIAAHKIPAPVEWKDLLSPKWFGHVGITSPSRSGTMHLTVETILQGEGWDDGWNTLLRMSGNSSAVTERSFGVPDGVNNGQFGAGPVIDFFGLSSKYSKFPVEFVYPSETAIVPANIALIEGAKNTEEGKKFIAFTLSQAGQELLLEPKISRLPVLPYSALAGKIPPGYPDPAEIAKRSKVHFDADLSQSRYYVVQSLYDQTVTFRLKELQAATKAIYDAEAKLGDKAKSGKAAELLDQARKLAWAPLIDSKQAADPAFLAIFAGNKKDAAVNQQITKLEGEWNGRARANYEEAVKLARQAAAL